The Pseudofrankia inefficax genome window below encodes:
- a CDS encoding response regulator transcription factor, with product MRVLVVEDERRLAVALGRWLTRDGFAVDLAHDGAEGLWRAEHGSYDAMVLDILLPGLSGYEVVRRLRQAEIWLPVLMLTAKDGEYDIADALDLGADDYLVKPFSLVVLLARLRALLRRGATERPPLLHAAGLTLDPAARRCRRGEDDIALTSREFAVLEYLVRHQGRVISKSELLDHVWDEHFDGDPNIVEVYIGYLRRKIDRPFQARSILTIRGSGYLVPADD from the coding sequence GTGCGGGTGCTCGTGGTCGAGGACGAGCGACGACTGGCGGTCGCGCTCGGGCGCTGGCTGACCCGGGACGGTTTCGCGGTCGACCTGGCCCACGACGGAGCCGAAGGCCTGTGGCGCGCGGAGCACGGCAGCTACGACGCGATGGTGCTCGACATCCTGCTCCCGGGCCTGTCCGGGTACGAGGTCGTGCGCCGGCTGCGGCAAGCCGAGATCTGGCTGCCGGTACTGATGCTGACGGCCAAGGACGGGGAGTACGACATCGCCGACGCGCTGGACCTCGGAGCGGACGACTACCTGGTGAAGCCCTTCTCCCTCGTCGTGCTTCTCGCCCGCCTGCGTGCGCTGCTGCGACGAGGTGCCACCGAACGGCCCCCGCTTCTCCACGCGGCCGGGCTGACGCTGGATCCGGCGGCCCGACGCTGCCGGCGCGGCGAGGACGACATCGCGCTCACCTCCCGCGAGTTCGCCGTCCTGGAGTACCTGGTCCGCCACCAAGGCCGCGTGATCAGCAAGTCCGAACTGCTTGACCATGTCTGGGACGAACACTTTGACGGCGACCCCAACATCGTCGAGGTCTACATCGGCTACCTCCGCCGAAAGATCGATAGACCGTTTCAGGCGCGGTCGATCCTGACCATCCGAGGATCGGGCTACCTGGTCCCCGCGGATGACTGA
- a CDS encoding LLM class F420-dependent oxidoreductase: MTLDLGRIGIWSSSYGWTDGAGALVDGAREAVAELDSLGFGALWLGSADPGLGLAERLLAATGRIVVATGIVNVWTVEAEELAARYHRLDDAHPGRFVLGLGASHAPVVQALGRTYSRPLGFLTDYLDALDAAPRPVPADRRVLAALRPKALRLAGRRSAGAHPYLTTPDHTRSAREILGAGPLLAPEQKVVLTADPTEARALARATVAYYLRLPNYVNNLLALGFTESDVSADGSDRLVDAVVARGRADQVARRVQEHLDAGADHVVVQVLVPGASAATRTGRPTRDEWRELAGALL, from the coding sequence GTGACGCTGGACCTCGGCCGGATCGGTATCTGGAGCTCGTCCTACGGCTGGACCGATGGAGCCGGCGCCCTGGTCGACGGCGCGCGGGAGGCGGTGGCCGAGCTGGACTCGCTCGGTTTCGGCGCGCTGTGGCTCGGGTCCGCCGACCCGGGGCTGGGGCTTGCCGAACGCCTGCTCGCCGCGACCGGCCGGATCGTGGTCGCCACCGGCATCGTCAACGTGTGGACGGTCGAGGCCGAGGAGCTCGCGGCCCGGTATCACCGCCTGGACGACGCCCATCCAGGCCGCTTCGTGCTCGGGCTCGGCGCGAGCCACGCACCGGTCGTGCAGGCGCTGGGCCGAACCTACTCCCGGCCGCTGGGGTTCCTCACCGACTACCTCGACGCGCTCGACGCCGCGCCGCGACCGGTCCCGGCCGACCGCCGGGTGCTGGCCGCGCTCCGGCCGAAGGCACTCCGGCTGGCCGGGCGGCGATCGGCGGGGGCACACCCGTACCTCACCACCCCCGACCACACCCGTTCCGCGCGGGAGATCCTGGGGGCCGGGCCGCTGCTCGCGCCGGAGCAGAAGGTCGTGCTCACCGCGGACCCGACCGAGGCCAGAGCGCTGGCGCGCGCGACCGTGGCCTACTACCTGCGGCTTCCGAACTACGTGAACAACCTGCTCGCCCTCGGTTTCACCGAGTCCGACGTGTCCGCTGACGGCAGCGACCGGCTCGTCGACGCAGTCGTCGCCCGCGGCCGCGCCGACCAGGTTGCCAGGCGCGTGCAAGAGCATCTCGACGCCGGTGCGGATCACGTCGTCGTCCAGGTCCTCGTGCCGGGAGCGAGCGCCGCGACCCGCACCGGTCGGCCCACCCGCGACGAGTGGCGCGAGCTCGCCGGCGCACTGCTCTAG
- a CDS encoding sensor histidine kinase, translating into MTEASRVHRWWGRRSLRTRLTAAATVVIAAALCVAAAFLAQRLHAGLIRVANSNATQRLDQTVGVLRAADATGPLPPSRDSDVIVQVIGADGEVLSSSPTADPARPMFGFVPSPGARVLRATSRLPLHDSADSYRVAAQEITIGGSPIVVYVAVPADDAADTVAALGGALAVGLPIVLAVLATITWRLVGRALRPVDELRRQAAEITATDLHRRLDLPLSRDEVYNLAATFNDLLGRLEAATRRQREFVANAAHELRSPIASLQAQLEVAAATQPPATIPAHDLRGPLADAGRLSDLVNDLLHLARLDDRPRLSLRPVDLDDVVLDEARRVRLARPIAVATGGVSAGQVLGEPAALARVVHNLLDNATRHARSRVEVTLRTTGAVVVLTVADDGPGIPTADRERIFDRFTRLGGEVPSDGGSGLGLAIVREVLTAHDGTVRVTTAAPELPGARFEVRIPAVTAGDDGADGAHEAGGDPN; encoded by the coding sequence ATGACTGAAGCCTCGCGCGTCCACCGGTGGTGGGGACGCCGCTCCCTGCGGACCCGGCTGACCGCGGCCGCGACCGTGGTCATCGCCGCCGCCCTGTGCGTCGCCGCGGCGTTCCTCGCCCAACGCCTCCACGCGGGACTGATCCGCGTCGCGAACAGCAACGCCACCCAGCGGCTCGACCAGACGGTCGGGGTGCTGCGGGCCGCCGACGCGACCGGCCCGCTGCCGCCGAGCCGTGACAGCGACGTCATCGTGCAGGTGATCGGCGCCGACGGCGAAGTCCTGTCGAGCTCACCGACGGCCGATCCGGCGCGGCCGATGTTCGGTTTCGTACCGTCGCCCGGCGCGCGAGTGCTGCGAGCGACCTCTCGGCTGCCTCTGCACGACAGCGCTGACTCCTACCGGGTGGCCGCGCAGGAGATCACGATCGGCGGAAGCCCGATCGTCGTCTATGTGGCGGTGCCCGCGGACGACGCCGCGGACACCGTCGCCGCGCTCGGCGGAGCGCTGGCCGTCGGCCTGCCCATCGTCCTGGCCGTTCTCGCGACGATCACCTGGCGGCTCGTCGGCCGCGCGCTGCGTCCCGTCGACGAGCTGCGCCGGCAGGCGGCCGAGATCACCGCGACCGACCTGCACCGGCGGCTGGACCTGCCGCTCTCACGCGACGAGGTCTACAACCTCGCGGCCACATTCAACGACCTCCTCGGCCGGCTGGAGGCCGCCACTCGCCGCCAGCGCGAGTTCGTCGCCAACGCCGCGCATGAGCTGCGTAGCCCGATCGCCTCCCTCCAGGCCCAGCTTGAGGTGGCGGCGGCGACCCAGCCGCCGGCGACGATCCCAGCGCACGACCTGCGGGGACCGCTCGCGGACGCCGGGCGCCTGAGCGATCTCGTCAACGATCTGCTGCACCTGGCCCGCCTGGACGACCGTCCCCGGCTGAGCCTGCGCCCCGTCGACCTCGACGACGTCGTACTCGACGAAGCCCGCCGCGTCCGCCTCGCGCGACCGATCGCCGTCGCCACCGGCGGCGTCTCCGCCGGGCAGGTGCTCGGCGAGCCGGCCGCGCTGGCCAGGGTGGTCCACAACCTGCTCGACAACGCCACACGCCACGCCCGCAGCCGAGTCGAGGTGACCCTGCGTACCACCGGTGCCGTGGTCGTCCTCACCGTCGCCGACGACGGACCCGGCATCCCCACCGCCGACAGGGAGAGAATCTTCGACCGGTTCACCCGCCTCGGCGGGGAAGTCCCATCCGACGGTGGCTCAGGACTCGGCCTCGCCATCGTCCGCGAGGTCCTCACCGCCCACGACGGAACAGTCCGCGTCACGACGGCGGCTCCCGAACTGCCCGGCGCCCGGTTCGAGGTCCGCATCCCCGCCGTGACCGCCGGCGATGACGGCGCGGATGGGGCGCACGAGGCCGGCGGGGACCCGAACTGA
- a CDS encoding TetR/AcrR family transcriptional regulator, with the protein MASRRDDLLDAAIDLLGEQGVRALTHRAVDAAAGLSAGSTSNYFRTREALFDAIVERFAARERANWEELAAHLEPRTTTDLARALAVFARDSAGRDRALTLSRYAILVEASRRPELRAQLGATGARVNTWFVTWLRLVGSTDPDHHVHVVGNYLTGLVLHQLAIPDPDFDPTAHLDALLTSLVQTQRERESRDSGS; encoded by the coding sequence ATGGCCAGTCGACGGGATGACCTTCTCGACGCGGCGATCGACCTGCTCGGGGAGCAGGGAGTTCGCGCGTTGACCCACCGGGCCGTGGACGCCGCGGCGGGGCTCAGCGCGGGGTCGACGTCCAACTACTTCCGGACCAGGGAGGCGCTGTTCGACGCCATCGTGGAGCGGTTCGCGGCGCGCGAGCGGGCGAACTGGGAGGAGCTGGCCGCGCACCTGGAACCCCGAACGACAACAGACCTGGCCAGGGCCCTGGCCGTCTTCGCCCGCGACAGCGCGGGCCGCGACCGGGCGCTGACCTTGTCCCGGTACGCGATCCTCGTCGAGGCCTCCCGCCGGCCCGAGCTACGGGCGCAGCTCGGGGCCACCGGCGCGCGGGTGAACACCTGGTTCGTCACCTGGCTGCGCCTCGTGGGCTCGACGGACCCCGATCACCATGTCCACGTCGTCGGCAACTACCTGACCGGACTCGTCCTGCACCAGTTGGCGATCCCCGATCCGGACTTCGACCCGACGGCGCATCTCGACGCCCTGCTGACGTCGCTGGTCCAGACCCAACGCGAGCGGGAATCGCGGGACAGCGGCTCCTGA
- a CDS encoding ArsR/SmtB family transcription factor, producing MTPAARRAQNLRHTDPDDVALQDALDALADPVRRSILRTLAGEPEFSRACGTFDLPVSKATASHHFAVLRAAGLLEQVDQGSRRLNRLRQAEFDARFPGLLALVLAEPATRQAGPAE from the coding sequence ATGACGCCCGCGGCGCGACGCGCACAGAACCTGCGGCACACCGACCCCGACGACGTGGCGCTGCAGGACGCGCTCGACGCCCTGGCCGACCCGGTCCGCCGGTCGATTCTGCGGACCCTCGCCGGGGAGCCGGAGTTCTCGCGCGCCTGCGGAACCTTCGATCTCCCGGTCTCCAAGGCGACGGCGAGCCATCACTTCGCCGTGCTGCGCGCCGCGGGCCTGCTGGAGCAGGTCGACCAGGGCTCCCGGCGACTCAACCGCCTCAGGCAGGCCGAATTCGACGCCCGTTTCCCCGGCCTGTTGGCCCTCGTACTCGCCGAGCCCGCCACCCGCCAGGCCGGCCCGGCGGAGTGA
- a CDS encoding maleylpyruvate isomerase family mycothiol-dependent enzyme encodes MHADEVWQAIDTQRLRVADMLEQLTDDEWRAPSLCGGWTVREVAAHLTLQQTGLGGALRMAARSPGGMKRVIHRSACLHAATPTAQMIAEIRGMVGSRRHNAGVTCQETLIDILVHGLDVAIPLQRPLALPTDAAAVAADRVWSVAFPFFGYPFFPRRRLRGLRLTASDTEWAVGEGAPVDGPIDAILLLLTGRLAALPRLSGEGAYALHARLTSAQEPR; translated from the coding sequence ATGCACGCCGACGAGGTCTGGCAGGCCATCGACACCCAGCGGCTACGAGTCGCCGACATGCTGGAGCAGCTGACCGACGACGAGTGGCGCGCGCCCTCGCTCTGCGGTGGCTGGACCGTGCGGGAGGTCGCGGCTCACCTGACCCTGCAACAGACAGGGCTGGGCGGGGCGCTTCGGATGGCCGCGCGGTCGCCCGGCGGGATGAAACGAGTCATCCACCGTTCGGCGTGCCTGCACGCGGCGACACCGACCGCGCAGATGATCGCCGAGATCCGCGGGATGGTCGGCTCACGGAGACACAACGCCGGCGTCACCTGTCAGGAGACCCTCATCGACATCCTGGTGCACGGCCTGGACGTCGCCATTCCCCTCCAGCGGCCGCTCGCGCTACCCACCGACGCCGCGGCCGTCGCCGCCGACCGGGTCTGGTCCGTCGCCTTCCCGTTCTTCGGCTACCCGTTCTTCCCCCGGAGACGGCTCAGGGGGCTGCGGCTCACCGCGTCCGACACGGAATGGGCCGTGGGCGAGGGAGCACCCGTCGACGGCCCGATCGACGCGATCCTGCTGCTGCTCACCGGCCGCCTCGCCGCCTTGCCGCGACTGTCCGGCGAAGGGGCATACGCCCTGCACGCCAGACTCACGTCCGCCCAGGAGCCCCGATGA